One Streptomyces sp. 840.1 genomic window, TCCTTGGCCGCCTGCTGGAGAATCGGCACGATCCGCTCGGTGGCCGCCTCGGTCACCCGGCCCGCCGGACCGGAGATCGAGAGGGCGGCCGAGGTCGGCGAGTTGGGCACCGACACCGCGAGGCAGCGGACCCCTATCTCCTGCTCGTTGTCGTCCACCGCGTAGCCCGCCCTGCGCACCTGCTCCAGCGCGTCCAGGAAGCCCTCCGGGGTGGTGATCGTCTTCTCGGTGGCGGCCGGCATCCCGGTGCGCGCGAGCAGCGCCCGCACCTCGTCCGGCGGGGTGTGCGCGAGCAGCGCCTTGCCGACCCCGGTGGAGTGCGGCAGCACCCGGCGGCCCACTTCGGTGAACATGCGCATCGAGTGCTTGGACGGCACCTGCGCCACGTACACGATCTCGTCGCCGTCGAGCAGCGCCATGTTCGCCGTCTCGCCGGTCTCCTCGACCAGCCGC contains:
- a CDS encoding IclR family transcriptional regulator; its protein translation is MPPSHASTSDSKPAGPSGGVQSLERAFDLLERMADAGGEVGLSELSASSGLPLPTIHRLMRTLVVCGYVRQQPNRRYALGPRLIRLGESAARLLGTWARPYLARLVEETGETANMALLDGDEIVYVAQVPSKHSMRMFTEVGRRVLPHSTGVGKALLAHTPPDEVRALLARTGMPAATEKTITTPEGFLDALEQVRRAGYAVDDNEQEIGVRCLAVSVPNSPTSAALSISGPAGRVTEAATERIVPILQQAAKELSEALASSGTSG